The nucleotide window TGAATCTTTTCTGCAATTTGATGCAAATACGCATATGTCTCCGTACTCCTTGATTCTGGTTTTGACACTACAGCCTCACTCAGTTTACTTAATAACATTTGGTGATGGCGTTCACTTCCTTTCTCCGGTGCATAAAAATCATAAGCATCACTGTAAATACTTAAGCCAACGGCATCACGCTGTTTTTTTAAAATATGCATTAAAGATGCGCATGCCAACGCAGAAAAAGCAGATTTATTAAGGTTATCTATTGTTTTACCAGCAGATTCAGGATAGTGCATAGAAGTACTGTTATCCAAGATGAGATGACATCTTAAATTGGTTTCTTCATCATAGCGCTTAGTGTACAACCGATCTGTTTTAGCAAAAAGCTTCCAATCAATATGCTTGGTGCTTTCACCTTGATTGTAAATCTTATGTTCAGCAAACTCTGCCGAAAAGCCATGAAACGGACTTTTATGCATCCCAGCAATAAAGCCTTCAACAACTTGTTTTGCTAAAAGTTCAAGGTTTTTAAAACCACCTGCTTTGTTTAATTCTTGTTGTAAATTCAAAATATCCTATAGAAAATCTTTTATTCATCTATCATTTCGAGCGCAGTCGAGAAATCTCTATTGCAGACCTCTCGACTGCGCTCGATGTGACAGAATACTTTGATTAAGATAATACCGAAACTAAAAAAGGTTTGCCGTAAAGACAAACCTTTTATCATTTCTTTTTGAAAGTATGTTTACAAAAGCGCATCGATTGCTTCAGCGTAAGCATTTTTTGGTGCTACACCTACTTGGCGACCTACAACTTCTCCATTTTGAAATACTAAAACCGTAGGGATATTTCTTACGCCATACTTAGCTGCAAACTCTTGGTTAGCATCTACATCTACTTTACCTACAACAGCTTTACCTTCGTATTCTGTAGAGATTTCGTCAATGATTGGTCCTACCATACGACATGGCCCACACCAAGCTGCCCAAAAATCTACCATTACTGGTTTATCACTTTTTAATACTGTTTCTTCAAACGTTGCATCTGTTATTTCTAATGCCATAAAATCTAATATTAATTTAATTCTACTTTAGTTACACAAAATTAGTCAAAAATTCTGCCAAACCTTACAATGCTTGTATTTGTTTTGATTATACATTTATTGTTTTGGCTTATACTAATTCAGCTTATACTTTACGTCTAGACCTTTTAACTCATTTAATAATTCCTGAGAAATCTTAACTTTTTGCTTTCTACTTGGCATGGTTAGTTTTAGTTTTTCTGAATTGTCGTAGACTAAAAAATTTAAGCTTTTATTGCCTTCATGCATTCGCATCAGATCTTGCAATCGAGTTATTGTGTCTTCTTCTAAATCGTGAATATTTAGCTGAATAGATAACTTCTTAGCATAGGTCTCCATTACATCATGCAATAATTGAAAATTATTAAACTGAATTCTAGGATCTCCTTTCTGGCCTGTTTCTCTATTAGTCCAACCTTCACGCACAAACGCGCGCACATAAACAAATGAATTTACCACAAAGAAATGTCTAAACTTTAGATAATCCTCCCCAAAAATTCTAAACTCATAACTATCTGTATAATCTTCGATGGTAAATAATGCCCAGCCTTTGCCTTGCTTACTTACACGATGTTGCACGTCTGTAACAACACCACCAAAAGTAATTTCTCTATTAACGATTGCTTCTAAATCATTAAAAACAGAGATGGTACCATTACAGAAATTCTTCATTTCAATTTTGAAATCATCTAGCGGATGACCAGAAATATAAATACCAACCACTTCCTTTTCTCTTGAAAGTTTTTCCATCGTTCCCCAATCTTCACAAGGTGGTACTTGTGGTTCTGCAATTTCTACTCCACTGGCCTCACCAAATAAACTCACTTGTGCAGAATTTTCATTTTCTTGGTGTTTAGCACCATACTTCATGGCCTTTTCTAAAAAGGTAATACCATCACCATCGTGAGCAAAATATTGAGCACGGTGTGTATCTTCAAAACAATCAAAACCACCAGCATAAGCTAAACCTTCGAATGATTTTTTAT belongs to Winogradskyella sp. J14-2 and includes:
- a CDS encoding DUF58 domain-containing protein, whose protein sequence is MNLQQELNKAGGFKNLELLAKQVVEGFIAGMHKSPFHGFSAEFAEHKIYNQGESTKHIDWKLFAKTDRLYTKRYDEETNLRCHLILDNSTSMHYPESAGKTIDNLNKSAFSALACASLMHILKKQRDAVGLSIYSDAYDFYAPEKGSERHHQMLLSKLSEAVVSKPESRSTETYAYLHQIAEKIHRRSLIFVFTDMFQTSEEDEKLFEALRHLKYNKHEVVLFHVFDRDKELTFDFDNRPKRFIDIETGDFINLYPDNIKGNYEKAVSEYFKTLRLKCGQYRIKYVEADIKKGFNQILTSYMIERQKFI
- the trxA gene encoding thioredoxin translates to MALEITDATFEETVLKSDKPVMVDFWAAWCGPCRMVGPIIDEISTEYEGKAVVGKVDVDANQEFAAKYGVRNIPTVLVFQNGEVVGRQVGVAPKNAYAEAIDALL